The following are encoded together in the Flavobacterium haoranii genome:
- a CDS encoding NAD(P)/FAD-dependent oxidoreductase, which translates to MIETDILIIGAGPTGLFAVFEAGLLQMKCHIIDALPQPGGQLAELYPKKPIFDIPGYPEVLAGDLVNNLMEQIKQFQPGFTLGETAETIEKLEDGTFIVTTNEGTQHKAKAIAIAGGLGTFEPRKPVLKDIEFYEKEDRGVDYFVKDPEKYRGKNIVIAGGGDSALDWSIFLSNVANSVTLVHRRNEFRGALDSVEKVKELKDAGKIKLVTPAEVVGFNGSERIIAVVIEINGARQKVDCDYFIPLFGLTPKLGPIANWGLEIEKNAIKVNNALDYQTNIDGIYAIGDVNTYPGKLKLILCGFHEATLMCQSVYNRINPGKRYVLKYTTVSGVDGFDGTRKEAEKAVVKSID; encoded by the coding sequence ATGATTGAAACAGATATACTAATAATTGGAGCTGGTCCTACAGGACTTTTCGCTGTTTTTGAAGCGGGTTTATTGCAAATGAAGTGTCATATTATTGACGCATTACCACAACCCGGAGGGCAATTAGCCGAATTATATCCTAAAAAACCTATTTTTGATATTCCAGGTTATCCTGAAGTTTTAGCTGGAGATTTGGTAAACAATTTAATGGAACAAATTAAACAGTTTCAACCAGGTTTTACATTAGGAGAAACAGCCGAAACTATTGAAAAACTTGAAGACGGTACTTTTATTGTAACTACAAATGAAGGAACACAACATAAAGCAAAAGCCATTGCAATTGCAGGTGGTTTAGGAACTTTTGAACCGAGAAAACCAGTTCTAAAAGACATTGAGTTCTATGAGAAAGAAGATCGTGGAGTAGATTATTTTGTAAAAGACCCAGAAAAATACCGTGGTAAAAACATTGTAATTGCTGGTGGTGGAGACTCGGCTTTAGATTGGTCAATTTTCTTATCAAATGTTGCAAATTCAGTGACTTTAGTCCATAGAAGAAACGAATTCCGTGGGGCTTTAGATTCAGTTGAAAAAGTAAAAGAATTAAAAGATGCAGGAAAAATTAAATTAGTTACTCCTGCAGAGGTCGTTGGTTTTAATGGTAGCGAAAGAATAATTGCAGTTGTTATTGAAATTAACGGAGCTCGCCAAAAAGTAGATTGCGATTATTTTATTCCTTTATTTGGTTTAACGCCAAAGTTAGGACCTATTGCAAACTGGGGATTAGAAATCGAAAAAAATGCCATTAAAGTAAATAACGCATTAGATTATCAAACAAATATTGACGGTATTTATGCTATAGGTGATGTAAATACTTATCCAGGTAAATTAAAATTAATTCTTTGTGGTTTTCACGAAGCAACTTTAATGTGTCAAAGTGTTTATAACCGAATCAATCCAGGAAAACGTTATGTTCTGAAATATACAACCGTTTCTGGTGTTGATGGTTTTGATGGTACTCGTAAAGAAGCGGAAAAAGCAGTTGTTAAATCGATTGATTAA
- a CDS encoding NifU family protein: MTTLEIKDNVEKALSEIRPFLNSDGGDITLVEIIDDKHVKVRLEGACTSCSLSISTMKAGVETTIKKYAPQIETVENIS, from the coding sequence ATGACTACACTAGAAATAAAAGATAATGTCGAAAAAGCGTTAAGTGAAATTCGTCCATTCCTAAATTCAGATGGAGGCGATATTACACTTGTTGAAATTATCGACGATAAACATGTAAAAGTACGTTTAGAAGGTGCTTGTACAAGTTGTAGTTTAAGTATCAGTACTATGAAAGCTGGAGTAGAAACTACTATAAAAAAATATGCACCACAAATAGAAACAGTCGAAAACATAAGTTAA
- a CDS encoding MGMT family protein, which yields MKTNGKDNFFERVYEVVRQIPYGKVTSYGAIAKAIGSSQSSRMVGYAMNASHNMEDVPAHRVVNRNGMLTGKHHFEGTNLMQQLLEAEGVKVVDNKIVDFQKYFWEPIF from the coding sequence ATGAAAACTAATGGTAAAGACAATTTTTTTGAACGTGTTTACGAAGTGGTTCGGCAAATTCCTTATGGAAAAGTTACTTCTTACGGAGCTATAGCCAAAGCAATTGGTTCGTCACAATCCTCAAGAATGGTGGGTTATGCCATGAATGCTTCGCACAACATGGAAGATGTTCCAGCGCATAGAGTAGTAAACAGAAATGGAATGCTAACCGGGAAACATCATTTCGAAGGAACCAACTTAATGCAACAACTTTTAGAAGCCGAAGGTGTTAAAGTAGTTGATAATAAAATTGTAGATTTTCAAAAATATTTTTGGGAACCAATTTTTTAA
- a CDS encoding Mrp/NBP35 family ATP-binding protein — protein sequence MKLDRKEILKALETITIAGEGKNMVESGAVQNVLTFGDEVVVELVLNTPALHIKKRAEVDIMKVIHEKVYEKAKVKVNIKVETPEKPENPNQIKGKAIPGISNIIAVSSGKGGVGKSTITANLAVALAKMGFKVGVLDADIYGPSMPIMFDVEQAKPVSVEVDGKSKMQPVQSYGVEILSIGFFTKPDQAVIWRGPMAAKALNQMIFDANWGEIDFMLIDLPPGTGDIHLSIMQSLPITGAVIVSTPQAVALADAKKGVAMFNNESINVPVLGIIENMAYFTPEELPNNKYYIFGQEGAKNLAQDLQVPFLGEVPLVQSIREAGDYGRPAALQTATPLEKAFEELARNVVEETVKRNENLPPSEAIKITTMAGCSAVKGK from the coding sequence ATGAAACTAGATAGAAAAGAAATCCTAAAAGCCTTGGAAACTATTACAATAGCTGGTGAAGGTAAAAATATGGTAGAGAGCGGTGCAGTTCAAAATGTACTAACTTTTGGCGATGAAGTAGTTGTAGAATTAGTATTAAATACTCCAGCATTACACATCAAAAAAAGAGCCGAAGTTGACATTATGAAAGTAATACACGAAAAAGTGTATGAAAAAGCAAAAGTGAAGGTTAATATTAAAGTTGAAACTCCAGAAAAACCTGAAAATCCAAATCAAATCAAAGGGAAAGCAATTCCAGGAATTAGCAATATTATTGCGGTTTCTTCTGGTAAAGGTGGAGTAGGAAAATCTACAATTACGGCAAATTTAGCGGTAGCATTAGCAAAAATGGGATTTAAAGTTGGAGTTTTAGATGCCGATATTTACGGACCTTCAATGCCAATAATGTTCGATGTAGAACAAGCAAAACCTGTATCAGTTGAGGTAGATGGAAAATCGAAAATGCAACCTGTTCAAAGCTACGGAGTTGAAATTTTATCTATCGGATTCTTTACAAAACCAGATCAAGCTGTAATTTGGAGAGGTCCAATGGCTGCAAAAGCATTAAACCAAATGATTTTTGATGCAAATTGGGGAGAAATCGACTTCATGTTAATCGACTTACCACCAGGAACAGGAGATATTCACTTATCTATTATGCAGTCGTTGCCTATAACAGGAGCTGTTATAGTAAGTACACCACAAGCCGTTGCCTTAGCCGATGCTAAAAAAGGAGTAGCAATGTTCAATAATGAAAGTATTAATGTTCCAGTTTTAGGTATTATCGAGAATATGGCATACTTTACACCAGAAGAATTGCCAAATAATAAATATTATATTTTCGGTCAAGAAGGAGCAAAAAACTTAGCACAAGATTTACAAGTTCCATTCTTAGGAGAAGTTCCATTGGTACAAAGTATTCGCGAAGCAGGAGATTATGGTCGCCCAGCGGCATTACAAACAGCGACTCCATTAGAAAAAGCATTCGAAGAACTAGCTCGTAATGTAGTAGAAGAAACGGTAAAAAGAAATGAAAACTTGCCACCTTCAGAAGCTATTAAAATAACTACTATGGCTGGTTGTTCAGCAGTAAAAGGAAAATAA
- the trmB gene encoding tRNA (guanosine(46)-N7)-methyltransferase TrmB — protein sequence MGSKNKLKRFRENLTFSNVVQPTREEVVAGELPFKGKWKTDFFKNDNPIVLELGCGKGEYSVGLAQKFPNKNFIGIDIKGARFWRGAKTAVEENINNVGFLRTQIELVEHCFAENEVDEIWITFPDPQIKYKRTKHRMTNSEFLQRYKKILKNEGIVHLKTDSEFMHGYTLGLLHGEGHEVLYANHNVYRNEGAPEEVTSIQTFYESQYLEQNKPITYIKFKIK from the coding sequence GTGGGAAGTAAAAATAAATTAAAAAGATTTAGAGAGAATTTAACGTTTTCAAATGTAGTGCAACCAACTAGAGAAGAGGTGGTTGCTGGAGAATTGCCATTTAAAGGAAAGTGGAAAACTGATTTTTTTAAAAATGACAATCCAATTGTTTTAGAGTTAGGTTGTGGAAAAGGAGAATATTCTGTAGGCCTGGCTCAAAAATTTCCAAATAAAAATTTTATTGGTATCGATATTAAAGGTGCACGTTTTTGGCGTGGTGCTAAAACTGCTGTAGAAGAAAACATAAATAATGTTGGGTTTCTTCGTACACAAATTGAATTAGTGGAACATTGTTTTGCTGAAAATGAAGTAGATGAAATTTGGATTACTTTTCCAGATCCGCAAATTAAATACAAACGTACAAAACATCGTATGACGAATTCAGAGTTTTTACAACGTTACAAAAAGATTCTAAAAAATGAGGGAATTGTGCATTTAAAAACCGATAGCGAATTTATGCATGGTTATACTTTAGGTTTATTACATGGTGAAGGTCACGAGGTTTTATATGCTAATCATAATGTATATCGAAATGAAGGAGCTCCTGAAGAAGTAACAAGTATTCAAACTTTTTATGAAAGTCAATATCTAGAACAAAATAAACCCATTACTTATATTAAATTTAAGATAAAGTAA
- a CDS encoding YceI family protein: MKRFLKILPLILLISFVSSDKTKVTILNRSEVVIKGESNVNCFECLYDTKLMQNEMTVTHIKRESKLVLDGAIIKIKSKGFDCGHKMITSDLKKVLNSEVYPDIEITIKEIVSQNNKLLAKTNIKITGIEKNYNLPVNFDSSTNNVKGDLTININDFDLKSPKKVLGLIKLKETITIHFNLFLEY; this comes from the coding sequence ATGAAAAGATTTTTAAAAATATTGCCCCTTATTCTTTTAATAAGTTTTGTTAGTAGCGATAAAACAAAAGTTACGATTCTAAATCGCAGTGAAGTGGTTATAAAAGGAGAATCTAATGTAAATTGTTTTGAGTGTCTTTATGATACAAAACTTATGCAAAACGAAATGACCGTTACACACATTAAACGTGAAAGTAAATTGGTTTTAGACGGTGCAATTATCAAAATAAAATCAAAAGGTTTCGATTGCGGACATAAAATGATTACAAGCGATTTAAAAAAAGTTCTTAATTCAGAAGTTTATCCAGATATTGAAATTACAATTAAAGAAATAGTTTCTCAAAATAATAAACTTTTAGCAAAAACTAATATTAAAATAACTGGTATTGAGAAAAATTATAATTTGCCAGTAAACTTTGATTCATCAACAAATAATGTAAAAGGAGATTTAACCATAAACATTAACGATTTTGATTTAAAGTCACCCAAAAAAGTATTAGGATTAATAAAGCTAAAAGAAACAATTACCATCCATTTTAACTTATTTCTTGAATATTAA
- a CDS encoding YceI family protein: MRKNVLVAFLLVSGVLVAQESKVNVKESKLTVLGTSNLHDWHANAEVMSGKGTFVSEGNTLKEVKSLNFVLTSEGLKSGKSGMDKNTYKALKTETYKNIEFKLLSVAKITKKSEGVFAVETQGNLTICGVTKKVNQTFTVKVTGGKYLLSGKQTIDMTTYGIEPPTALMGTIKTGKDVTADFSVTYN; encoded by the coding sequence ATTAGGAAAAATGTCCTAGTAGCTTTTTTACTGGTTTCAGGAGTTTTAGTCGCTCAAGAGAGTAAAGTTAATGTAAAAGAAAGTAAGTTAACAGTATTAGGAACATCTAATTTACACGATTGGCATGCAAATGCTGAAGTAATGAGTGGAAAAGGAACTTTTGTTTCGGAAGGTAATACCTTAAAAGAAGTTAAGAGTTTAAATTTTGTTCTAACATCAGAAGGTTTAAAAAGTGGCAAAAGTGGGATGGATAAAAATACTTATAAAGCTTTAAAAACAGAAACTTATAAAAACATCGAATTTAAATTATTAAGTGTAGCGAAAATTACTAAAAAAAGTGAAGGAGTTTTTGCAGTAGAAACTCAAGGAAATTTAACAATTTGTGGAGTAACCAAAAAAGTGAATCAAACTTTTACAGTTAAAGTTACCGGCGGAAAATACCTTTTAAGTGGTAAACAAACAATCGACATGACTACTTATGGTATTGAACCTCCTACAGCTTTAATGGGAACTATCAAAACAGGAAAAGACGTTACTGCAGATTTCAGTGTAACATACAATTAA
- a CDS encoding TonB-dependent receptor plug domain-containing protein — MKKKLVLLCSMLYFSCVYSQKIENDSLKINKLEEVVLTTQFEPQSLKKSVHNVRIIRAQDIQNLAANNLGDVLNQYINITVRPSSNSGKSTISMFGLNAGYFKILVDNIPIVNEGGLGNNTDLSQINLNDIEQIEIIEGSMGVTHGANAVSGILNIITKKSSQDKWNIEATIQEETVGKEYELFNQGRHMQTLQVAHSINKYWFVSVNGNRNDFRGFLGNKNGSNYEINDGTRGYNWLPREQWQNNALLSYKKNNFRAFYKFEWLDEVIHFYGSAAQSGFNTQYGSYKYGDDERYFSDRFYHHLNFVGKLFSQVNYNLSFSHQYQKREVEQYRYNITYDVESNNTTKKDQSMEVFYTTGTFSDFFKSKKINLQLGYEAVNNNGFAIVDEVNNQTKEVRETINNLDFFAVSEIRFSDVFSLRPGARYSFQSMFDNQYAISLGSRFLLPKEFELRASLGKSYRTPTFQELFSQIIFDGHYFIGNENLIPETSTSYEVNLKKQTSLGEDVKMFIQLAIGFLDVKDRITSALTGFDNATPIYEYINISKYQSINFALTNQLQTNNWKFMFGTSLTGISREINDLEFQSDDKFLFNFNLNANISYTIPKWKTTFSTYYKFTGKTQQYISSTDGYVLSEIEPYSWLDASVRKTFWENKIELTLGARNVFNIDNINQTNVNQSGGHSVSSQVLLAYGRSYFLKAVYNLNF; from the coding sequence ATGAAAAAGAAGCTAGTTTTATTGTGTTCAATGCTATATTTTTCTTGTGTTTATTCTCAAAAAATTGAAAATGATTCTTTGAAAATAAATAAACTAGAAGAAGTAGTGTTAACTACTCAATTTGAACCTCAGTCGTTAAAAAAATCAGTGCATAATGTGCGAATTATTAGAGCACAAGACATTCAAAATTTAGCAGCAAATAATTTAGGAGATGTTTTAAATCAATATATCAATATTACAGTAAGACCAAGTAGTAATTCTGGGAAATCTACAATTTCAATGTTTGGGTTAAATGCAGGATATTTTAAAATTTTAGTAGATAATATTCCGATTGTAAATGAAGGTGGTTTAGGGAATAATACCGATTTATCTCAAATTAATCTTAATGATATTGAACAAATTGAAATAATCGAAGGCTCTATGGGAGTTACACATGGTGCCAACGCGGTTTCGGGAATTTTAAACATCATTACAAAAAAATCTTCACAAGATAAATGGAATATAGAAGCTACAATTCAAGAGGAAACTGTTGGTAAAGAGTATGAATTATTTAACCAAGGCAGGCACATGCAAACTTTGCAAGTAGCGCATTCTATTAATAAATATTGGTTTGTTTCTGTAAATGGAAATCGTAACGATTTTCGAGGTTTTCTTGGTAATAAAAATGGCTCTAATTATGAAATAAACGATGGAACTAGAGGTTACAATTGGTTACCAAGAGAACAATGGCAAAACAATGCTTTGCTTTCTTACAAGAAAAATAATTTTCGTGCTTTTTATAAATTCGAATGGTTAGACGAAGTGATTCATTTTTATGGTTCGGCAGCACAATCTGGATTTAATACTCAATATGGTTCTTATAAATATGGAGATGACGAACGCTATTTTTCCGATAGATTTTATCATCATTTAAATTTTGTAGGCAAGTTGTTTTCTCAAGTTAACTATAATCTTTCTTTTTCACATCAATATCAAAAGAGGGAAGTCGAGCAGTATCGTTACAATATTACTTATGATGTAGAATCGAATAATACAACCAAAAAAGATCAATCGATGGAAGTTTTTTATACTACAGGAACTTTTAGCGATTTTTTTAAGAGTAAAAAAATTAATCTTCAATTGGGTTATGAAGCGGTAAATAATAACGGATTTGCTATTGTAGATGAAGTAAATAATCAAACAAAAGAAGTTAGAGAAACTATAAATAATTTAGACTTTTTTGCGGTTTCAGAAATTAGGTTTTCCGATGTCTTTTCGCTTCGTCCAGGTGCTAGATATTCCTTTCAGTCTATGTTCGATAACCAATATGCAATTTCATTAGGGTCGCGTTTTCTGTTACCAAAGGAGTTCGAACTTAGAGCTTCTTTAGGAAAATCGTATCGAACACCAACTTTTCAAGAATTGTTTAGCCAAATTATTTTCGACGGACATTATTTCATTGGTAACGAAAATCTAATTCCAGAAACCAGCACTTCTTATGAAGTAAATCTAAAAAAGCAAACGTCTTTAGGCGAAGATGTTAAAATGTTTATCCAATTAGCAATCGGTTTTTTAGATGTTAAAGATCGAATTACAAGTGCATTAACTGGTTTCGACAACGCTACTCCTATTTATGAATACATCAATATTAGCAAGTACCAAAGTATCAATTTCGCTTTAACTAATCAGTTGCAAACCAATAATTGGAAGTTTATGTTTGGAACTTCTTTAACAGGAATTTCGAGAGAAATAAACGATTTAGAGTTTCAATCTGATGATAAATTTTTATTCAATTTTAATTTGAATGCCAATATTTCTTACACAATTCCAAAATGGAAAACCACCTTCTCAACCTATTATAAGTTTACCGGAAAAACCCAACAATATATCAGTTCAACCGATGGCTATGTGTTATCTGAAATTGAACCTTATAGTTGGTTAGATGCTTCTGTAAGAAAAACATTCTGGGAAAACAAAATTGAACTTACACTTGGAGCCAGAAATGTATTCAATATCGATAATATCAACCAAACCAATGTTAATCAAAGTGGTGGACATAGCGTTTCATCTCAAGTGTTACTAGCCTATGGGCGAAGTTATTTTTTAAAAGCAGTATATAATTTAAATTTTTAA
- a CDS encoding 2Fe-2S iron-sulfur cluster-binding protein, with the protein MTQDVTIKITDRNGVTHEVLAPTDMNMNLMELIRSYELAEEGTLGICGGMAMCASCQVYVLNDVVPIDRNPDEDAMLDEAYHVQENSRLGCQIHISEALEGLEVQIAPEQ; encoded by the coding sequence ATGACACAAGACGTTACAATTAAAATTACAGACCGAAACGGAGTAACTCACGAAGTTTTAGCTCCAACAGATATGAATATGAACCTTATGGAGTTAATTCGTTCTTATGAATTAGCCGAGGAAGGAACTTTGGGAATTTGTGGTGGAATGGCTATGTGTGCTTCATGCCAAGTTTATGTTTTAAACGATGTGGTTCCTATTGATAGAAACCCAGATGAAGATGCTATGCTAGATGAAGCTTATCATGTTCAAGAAAATAGTAGGCTAGGTTGCCAAATTCATATTTCAGAAGCATTAGAAGGTTTAGAAGTTCAAATTGCTCCAGAACAATAA